A genomic segment from Spinacia oleracea cultivar Varoflay chromosome 3, BTI_SOV_V1, whole genome shotgun sequence encodes:
- the LOC110800820 gene encoding pentatricopeptide repeat-containing protein At5g67570, chloroplastic, with protein sequence MEAFAGAPALPSYNSVDPLTEQIKQRLLKKGVFPTPKIIHTLRKKHRQKSLRKSPHEPLTQSQKETSSHEAYFQTISQEYRSFNKSIDSKSKGSNLVGNPWEPLGNGKFKELASGYENFGGKLKPEKLRELGLIFEERKVETLSPFLDDDIELEDGMFKGENASESFAQRRVDEVEAIRILVNRLSAREITMKDWKFTRMMKQSQLQFTEDQLLKLLGRLGDQGCWRQAMEVVRWIYSRKEHIHYKSRFVYTKLLAVLGKARKPHDALRIYEQMRGDCHIYPDMAAYHSIAVTLGQAGMVRELMSIIERMKEKPSKYIKNARSKSWNPTLQPDIVVYNSVLNSCVPSHHWKGVSWVFEQLRKSGLNGNSATYGLAMEVMLRSSKYDLVHELFQKMTKNGKSPNALTYKVLVRTFWKEGKVDEAVHTVRDMEQRGIKGSASVYYELACCLCNKGRWQEAMMEIQKLRKLQLSKPLAVTFTGMIMSSMDGGCIDDCVSIFDHMLDHCPPNIGTVNAMLKVYGRNDMFLKVKDLFEKVKDGYKAFLGDGDSPLIPDLYTYGAVLEASAYAQQWEYFEYVYKEMCFSGHQIDQGKHAALLVEASKAGKWHLLEHAFETTLETGEIPHQMLFTEMVCQAMFQDDYGKAAKLINSMAHAPFQLNEKDWTELFEKNKDRISDEHLKKLSITLCESELSNESTASELLKALHSICRKNTLSIAGHQELLNEGFNPDKLIVGQSNDGKRGMKAYNAVCSDYDSDQDDEVSSFNKSSSFVEMASDEAACVHSHSLDDSDEMVPFDDSDSDSEDSYLDDDPELPSADEILQSWKKLRTKDSTSSLLEF encoded by the exons ATGGAGGCTTTCGCCGGAGCTCCGGCACTTCCAAGTTACAATTCCGTCGACCCACTCACCGAACAAATCAAACAAAGACTCCTCAAAAAGGGGGTTTTCCCAACCCCTAAAATCATCCACACCCTCCGCAAAAAACACCGCCAAAAATCCCTCCGCAAATCCCCACACGAACCCCTCACCCAATCCCAGAAAGAAACTTCATCCCATGAAGCTTACTTCCAAACCATATCTCAAGAATATAGAAGTTTCAACAAATCAATTGATTCTAAATCCAAGGGCTCCAATTTGGTGGGAAATCCATGGGAACCTTTAGGCAATGGAAAATTTAAGGAATTGGCAAGTGGGTATGAGAATTTTGGTGGAAAATTGAAGCCTGAGAAGTTGAGGGAACTGGGTTTGATTTTTGAAGAGAGAAAAGTTGAAACTTTATCTCCATTTCTGGACGATGATATTGAATTGGAAGATGGTATGTTCAAGGGTGAAAATGCAAGTGAGTCATTTGCTCAGCGTCGAGTTGATGAAGTTGAGGCTATTAGGATTCTGGTTAACAG GCTTAGTGCTCGTGAGATAACAATGAAGGATTGGAAGTTCACAAGGATGATGAAACAGTCGCAATTGCAGTTTACTGAAGATCAATTGCTTAAGCTTCTTGGAAGGCTCGGCGACCAGGGATGTTGGAGGCAGGCCATGGAGGTTGTGAGATGGATATATAGTAGAAAGGAGCATATACATTACAAAAGCAG GTTTGTGTATACCAAGCTTCTAGCAGTTCTTGGAAAGGCAAGGAAACCCCATGATGCTCTCAGAATTTACGAGCAAATGCGT GGGGATTGCCACATCTATCCAGACATGGCTGCTTACCATAGTATAGCTGTTACTCTTGGTCAAGCTGGGATGGTGAGGGAGCTCATGAGCATTATTGAGCGTATGAAGGAAAAGCCTTCTAAATATATAAAGAATGCGCGTTCCAAGAGCTGGAATCCCACCCTTCAACCTGATATAGTAGTATACAATTCT GTACTGAATTCTTGTGTCCCGTCTCATCATTGGAAGGGGGTTTCATGGGTCTTTGAGCAATTGAGGAAGTCTGGGTTAAACGGTAATAGTGCTACATATGGTCTGGCAATGGAG GTGATGCTACGTTCTTCTAAGTACGACCTGGTGCATGAGCTGTTTCAGAAAATGACAAAGAATGGCAAGTCTCCAAATGCTCTTACATACAAAG TTCTTGTCAGAACGTTCTGGAAGGAAGGTAAAGTTGATGAAGCTGTGCATACAGTGAGGGACATGGAACAAAGGGGGATAAAGGGATCAGCTAGTGTGTATTATGAACTAGCTTGTTGTCTTTGCAACAAAGGAAGGTGGCAAGAAGCAATGATGGAG ATTCAGAAATTGAGAAAACTGCAGCTTTCAAAACCATTGGCTGTGACTTTCACTGGCATGATCATGTCTTCTATGGACGGTGGATGTATTGATGATTGCGTATCTATTTTTGATCACATGCTAGATCATTGTCCTCCAAACATTGGAACTGTAAACGCCATGCTAAAGGTTTATGGGAGAAATGATATGTTCTTGAAGGTTAAGGACTTGTTTGAGAAAGTGAAAGACGGATACAAAGCTTTCTTGGGTGACGGTGACTCTCCTCTAATCCCAGATTTGTACACGTATGGAGCAGTGCTTGAAGCATCAGCCTACGCACAACAATGGGAGTACTTTGAGTATGTTTACAAGGAAATGTGTTTTTCAGGACACCAGATTGATCAGGGAAAACATGCAGCACTCCTTGTTGAGGCATCGAAAGCAGGGAAG TGGCATTTATTGGAGCATGCCTTTGAAACAACCCTGGAGACTGGAGAAATCCCACATCAGATGCTGTTCACTGAAATGGTCTGCCAGGCAATGTTTCAGGATGATTATGGAAAAGCTGCTAAACTTATCAACTCAATGGCTCATGCTCCATTTCAATTGAATGAGAAGGATTGGACCGAGCTTTTTGAAAAGAACAAGGATAGGATAAGTGATGAACACCTTAAGAAATTATCCATTACGCTTTGTGAAAGTGAGTTGTCTAATGAATCCACGGCCTCTGAACTGCTTAAAGCTTTGCATTCTATTTGTAGAAAGAATACACTATCTATTGCTGGACATCAAGAACTGCTGAATGAAGGTTTCAACCCAGATAAGTTAATTGTTGGCCAATCTAATGATGGAAAACGCGGTATGAAGGCGTATAATGCTGTTTGTTCAGATTATGATTCTGATCAAGATGATGAAGTGAGCTCGTTTAACAAGTCATCTAGCTTTGTTGAGATGGCTTCTGATGAAGCTGCTTGTGTGCATTCACATAGTCTAGATGATTCTGACGAAATGGTACCGTTTGATGATTCTGATTCTGATTCTGAAGACAGTTATTTAGATGATGATCCCGAGTTACCCTCAGCAGATGAAATTTTGCAATCTTGGAAGAAATTAAGGACAAAGGATTCCACAAGTTCCCTTCTAGAGTTTTAG